From the genome of Fundidesulfovibrio magnetotacticus:
GCTCATGGACGCCTAGCCCAAAGCTGATTATAGGGACTTGAACCCGAAACCCCAACCCACCCGGTGACCGCATGACCAAGCTTTTCCGTTCGGCCTTTCTGGCTGCGCTTCTGACCGTCTCCATCGTCCCCGCCACCCTGGCCCAGACCGGGGACCAGCCCCTCTCCAGCCAGGAGGTGCTGCGCCTCGTGAGCCAGGCCCGGGGCAAGGTGGTGGTCATCAACTTCTGGGCCAGCTGGTGCGGCCCCTGCCGTCAGGAAGTGCCCGAACTCATCGACCTGCGCAAACGCCTCTCCCCGGACAAGGTGCTCATCCTGGGCCTGAGCCTGGACCAGGACCCCTCCCAATACCAGAACTTCATCGCCCGGGCCAAATTCAACTACCCCGTGCACCTCACCAAGCCCGACGTGGCCCAGGCCTACTCCATCCGCTCCATCCCGCGCACGGTGGTCTACTCGCCCAAGGGCGAACTGGTGCACTCCCAGGAGGGCTACATGCCAGGCGCACAGCTTGAACGCATCATCCAGAAGCATCTGGGGGCCTAGCAAGTGACCGGATTCTACCTGCGCAAGTCGCGCATCCAGGACGTGAAGGCCATCCACGCGCTGCTCATGGAGTGCGCCAAGGGCGAGCTGCTGCTGCCGCGCTCGTTCAACCAGCTCTACTCTCACCTGCGCGACTTCTACGTGCTCGCCTCCCACGAGGGCGGCGAGGTGAAGGGCTGCTGCGCCCTCTCCATCTGCTGGGAGGGCCTGGCCGAGATACGCTCCCTGGTGGTGCACCCGGACCTCCAGAGGCAGGGCTGGGGCCG
Proteins encoded in this window:
- a CDS encoding N-acetyltransferase; this encodes MTGFYLRKSRIQDVKAIHALLMECAKGELLLPRSFNQLYSHLRDFYVLASHEGGEVKGCCALSICWEGLAEIRSLVVHPDLQRQGWGRKLVEACLSEAVTLGVYKVFTLTYQRDFFAKIGFEEVTKEKLPQKVWADCIHCPKFPECDEIAMVMEM
- a CDS encoding TlpA family protein disulfide reductase, whose amino-acid sequence is MTKLFRSAFLAALLTVSIVPATLAQTGDQPLSSQEVLRLVSQARGKVVVINFWASWCGPCRQEVPELIDLRKRLSPDKVLILGLSLDQDPSQYQNFIARAKFNYPVHLTKPDVAQAYSIRSIPRTVVYSPKGELVHSQEGYMPGAQLERIIQKHLGA